The sequence CTCCCAGCCGCTCCAGGCGGCCTTCGGCACGAGCAGATCGAAGGTGGCCTTGGCCTGGATGATGCCCGCGCCGGAGTGCTGATCCCAGCCCGCAGCGCCGATGTCTTTGGCCTTCTGCTGGAGCCCGGCCTTGGCCTGATCCTGGGTCAGATCGGGCTTGCCCTGCTTGAGCAGCGCCACTACGCCCGCCGCGATCGGCGTCGCCGCCGAGGTGCCGCTGTCGCTGCCGAAGTAGCCCTTGAAATGGGTGATCGAGCAGAAGTCGGGCTTTCTGGAATCGAGCGCCGCCGGTCCCTGACTGCTGTAGCCCACAAACTGCTCCCTGGTGTTGACCGCGCCGACCGTGATCACCCGTGGATGGCCGTTCGCGCCCCAGATGCTGCGGCCCGGCCCGGTGTCCGGCCCGCAGCGCCCATCGGGACAGGTGTTGCCGCAGTTGCCAGCCGCGAAGAGCACCATGATGCCCTTGTCGATCGCCTCGACGACTTTCTTGGTGAAGGGATGGCTCGGATTCGTCGCATAGACCGGGTCCCAGCCCTCCTGGAAGATACCGAAGCTACAGGTCAGGATATGCGGCGTGCCATCGATAGCACGCTGGTTGATCGCCCACTGGAACCCGGCCAGCGCGTTCGAGATGAACGGCCCGTCCGAGATCCGAATATCGTAGATCTGCGCCTGCGGAGCCATGCCCAGCACATCGGTCGCGCACATGTTGCCGTGATCGCCCCAGGCACTCGCCGTGGTGCCCCAGCTTGTGGTGGGCCAGCCGCCGATCACTCGTGGAATCTTGGCGGTTTCGCCCGGCCTGGGCGTGCGACCCAGCGCGGTGATGCCGCCATCGACCACGCCGACCACGATGCCTTCGCCGTGGTAGCCCGCCGCCCAGATCTGATCGACGCCGAGATAGTGCGCCACATCTTCGATCACGCCCTTGGCGGTGCCCGGCGTGCAATCGCACGTGCCGATCGGACAGGTCGCCATCGCCGCCTGAACCGGCTGCACCAGGCTCGACTCCAGCTCGATCACGCCCGTTGTGGTAAACGGCGCGATCGGCGTATCTTTATACACGCCGACCACATTCGGCTGGGCCTCCAGCTCAGGGATGCGGCGCGGATCGATCATGCCGCGCACGACCACAACCTCTTCCTCCAGCGCGCTGGCACTTTCCGCGCCGAGCGACGTGCTGCTCGGAATCGGCGGGAAGCTGGTATCCACCTGAAAGCCCGGAACGCTAAACGACGCGGCCATGCTGTACGCTTCGCTCGCGGCCTGCGTGCGAGGCATGCGTATCTCGACCAACACCTGCTCCAGTTGGTCCCCAGATTCGCCCGACTCGCCGTGCTCCATGCCGCCACCCGGCATTCCGCCAGCGCCAGCAGGCTCCATCGAAGACTCCTGCCCTTCCATCTGGCCGCCTGGCATCTCACCGGAGCTTTGCGCACCCATTCCGCCGCCGGAGCTTGGTGCATTCATCTCGCCGTGCGGCATATCGCCAGCGGATTCCTGAGGCGTATCGTGACCATTATGCTCTTCCATGTTGGGTTCTCCTGTTTGTAGCCGACCCCGCGTTGAAACAGACGCCGTCCGCTTGCCGTGCTTTTCCTTTTTTTTGCGCGCCTGCTTTTTGGCTTTCGACAAATTGCAACCTCCTTTACCGTGTCGGCATGGAGACGTGTTCGGCTGCTTCGTGCGGCCTACACGAAGCCAACCCAACGCGCGTACATACAGGACACAAGATTGCCACCGGAGACACAGCAGCCTGGACGTTAACAAAGGGCAGATGCGATCAAGCATCTTGCACTTCGACCGGGTCTTTCATCACCGGGCGGACGTAGTGGAGCTGATTAACCTTCGGCAGAGCAGTACTCGAAGTCTTTTCTGAACCTGCAACAATCATTCAGGGATCGAAAATGAGGCCGTGATGATGTCCAAACGACAGGTTATGTCAACCGAGCAGAATCGCGGTTGAAATGCAGAGGTACAGTGTGGAGAGATGTACTAGGAAACCTAGTGGTTAGAGCCATGATACACCCGCTGTGATCGCGGGTCAATGATAAACGCTCGCGTCTCAGCGGCTTCAAGGCCAGACGAGCCGATCAATCGGTGGCCGGTCCTCCCTGGTCTGCTTCTTGCATTTCTCCCTGCGACAACCAGGTACTCGCAGGAGAGGAGAAAAGAGATGCGGGTTCGGCTAGCGTGGGTAGCGCTTCTGGCGCTGCTTTCGATGGTTGCGTGGGGTAGCACTGCCTCGGCGCAGAACACCAACGCGAATCAAACGTTCACCCTGGTGCCAGGCGGCAAGGCGACGATCGACTTCCAAAGCTTCTGTATCGACTACGGCAAGAAATTCCCGGAACAGGTTGGCCTACCGCCAACCAACGTGGCCGATCCGACCGTGGTCGGAGCGCTCAACAACGCCCTCGCCAAAGGCTACACCGGCAGCAGCGCGCGCGAGGTACAGCTCGCGATCTGGAAGGCGCGCGGCGCGACCGACGCTCCACAGCCGGGCAATGTCGGCAATGAGATCGCACAGAACTTGCAGCAGCCCGCAGCACCGCAGGGCGCGACCTCGGTGATCGACGCGCTCAAGAATAACCAGATCAAGATGACCGCCGGATCGTGGCAGGGCATCGGCGAGAAGCTCAAGATCGGCGCGACCGACGACTTTTATCAGGGCCAGGGCCAGATCCAGGTCGAAAATACGTCGAGCCAGGAGCTAACGCTGTACATGCCGGTCGGCACGGTATTCCCCGCGCCCAGCGCCGAGTTCCAGAGCATGGCCGGATACGCCACCAACGTCTCGGTGAACAATCCCGCTCCGACTCAGGCGGCGCAGCAGGCGCAGACCTTGCCCGACACTGGCCTGACCGACAAGCTGCTCGATAGCCCGTGGCTGCTGATCGCCTATGCGATCGTCGTGGTGCTGTCGGGGCTGTTCATTCGCCGCTACTACGCTCGCGCCTGACATCGATCGCATTGATCGACAGCGGGACACGCGCCATGCGTGTCCCGCTTTGCTGTCTGCCGACCGTGCGCCTGGATCAAGCTATGGTCAATCCTCGATAAACGCGCGGATCGTGTGGTTGACCAGCTCAGGCTGCTCGTGGATGATCCAGTGCGACGCATCGGCGACGCGCTTGAGCGTGAGATGCGGCACGACCGCGTCCAGCCCTTCCAGGCTGCCGGTCAGCACAAAGCTATCCTGCTCGCCCCAGATGACCAGCGTCGGCGTCTGCACCACGTCCGAGGGGTGATCGACGCTGCCCATCGCCCGGTAGTAGTTCAGCGCCCCAGTCAGCGCGCCCGGCTGCGACCACGCCTCAAGATACGCCGCCTGATCCGCCTCCGTCATGTAGCCGTTTTGCAGCCCCGCGGTCAGCAGCGTATTCTTGAGCGCCGCGTAGTCGTCTGCCGCCAGCCGCTGCTCGGCTTCGGCGCTGCGCAGGCGAGCCATGTACCTGCTCGCGCTGCGCTGCTTCGGGTTATCGCGCAGCTCACGGCTAAAGATCGTCGGATGCGGCGCGTTGATGATGATCAGCTTCTCCAGATACGCCGGATACGACAGTGCAACATGCCACGCCACCACGCCGCCCCAGTCGTGCCCCACCAGGATGCAGCGCGAGTGGCCCAGGTGCTCGATCAGCCCGCGAATATCCTCGACCAGCAGCGGGATCTGGTACTGCTCCACCTCGGCGGGCTTCGACGACAGGTTGTAGCCCCGCAGATCTGGCGCGACCGCCTGATGATCGCGGCCAAACTCCGCAAGCTGGTGCTTCCAGGCATACCAGAATTCGGGAAAGCCGTGCAGGAAGAGCATCAGCGTGCCGCTGCCCTCCGTCACATAGTGCAACTGAATCCCGTTGACCTCGGCGTACTGGTGCAGCATCGTTCTGTTTCCTCGTTCCAGGTTGCCCCTTTGTTCTTTGTTGCCTTGTTCGCTTGTTCTATCGGCCCCTACCGCGTCAGCGTCACCTTTTGCAGCCCGCGCGGCCTGTCGGGCTCGAAGCCTTTAGCGAGCGCCAGATGCAGCGCCAGCAGTTGGCCGGGCACGATCGCGGTGATCGGGCTGAGCCATTCGGGCAGCGGCGCGGCCAGCGGCAGAAACGTGGTCGCCAGATCGCGCACATCCTGGCGATCGGAGACGATCAGCAGCTCTGCGCTGCGCGCTCTCAGCTCGTGGGCCAGCGCCAGCATATCGTCAAAGGCCGCGCCGTCGGGCATGATCAGCATCACGGGCGCGCCCTCGCCGATCATCGCGATCGGGCCGTGACGAAAATCGGCGGAGGAGTACGCATTCGCCACCACGTAGGTCAGCTCCTTGAGCTTGAGCGATAGCTCGAAGGCCGTCGCGTAGTTGTAGCCGCGTCCGATGATGATGCAGTGCTCCATGTAGCGATAGCGCTCGGCCCGCTGCGCAACGCCGTCGACGCCCGCCAGCGTCGTCGCCAGCGCTTCGGGAAGCTGCCGCAGCTCGTCCAGCCGCTCACTCGTGCGGCTGAGCGTCGCCGCGAGCAACGCCATCACCGTCACCTGCGCCGTGTAGGTTTTGGTCGCCGCGACGCTGCGCTCCTGCCCGGCGTGCAGCTCGATCACATGGTCGGCTGCGGCGGCCAGCGGCGATGCGGCGTCGTTGGTGATCGCCAGCGTGGGCCGTCCCTGCCGCCTGCCCTCCTCCAGCACCGCCACGATGTCCGGCGACTGTCCCGACTGTGAGATCCCGACCACCAGCGCGCCCGACAGGCGCGGCGGCGTATGGTAGAGCGTGTACAGCGAGGGTGTCGCCAGCGCCACGGGATAGCCCGCCAGGCTGGCCCAGGCATACGTAGCGTACGTCGCCGCGTGATCGGACGAGCCCCGCGCGGCGATCAGCGCGTAGCTAAACTCCGGCAGCCGCTCCGCGATCCGCGCGACCGGCCCGATCTGACGATCCAGCAGGCGCGCGATCACCTCAGGCTGGCTGTGGATCTCCTGTTCAAGCAAAGAAGTCATGGTCTGATCCTGTCGTTACCACTCCGGTTAACCAAACGGGGCAGCTTGCGCCGCCCCGTCCGTCCTGCGCTCCTGCGCTAGCGCTCGCCGTTGGGATACACCTGCTCCTCACCGGGATCGAAGCCCTCATCGGACTTGACCGGGCGACGGCCTTCGTGGCCCTTCGCGAACGGCGTCAGCTCGGCGCTGGCGACCTGTCCGGCCTCGACCGTCACCACCGCCACGCGGCGTCCGGTCACGCGCTCGCCGTCGACGATCACCTTGTAGCGGCCCGGCGCGAGATCGACAAAGCCGAACCAGCCGGAGCCGTTGGTCACTTTCGCGGCGACAAAGGCATCCGTCTCGGCGTCGTACAGCTCGACGCGGATCTGATCGAACGGCGTGCCGTCCTCGGTCGTCACGGTGCCCGCGAGATGGCCCTTGGTCGGCTGCGTCTTCCAGGTCATCTCCGGCACCACGGCACCATCGGCGAAGACCGGCGGCGTGATCGGATCGTACGCGCTCGGCTGCGTGAGCGCCTTGGTCAGCTCGGCGCGGCCAATATCGCCGGAGCGTCGGCCCTCGTTGGTCAGGTTGTCGGGCGTGCGGTACGAGTAGCCGACCCAGCCAACGGCTGAGTTGCCCGCCGCGCTGGGCGCGAGCGCCTTGCGGACCTGCGCCACCGAGCCGCCGCCGACGTGATCCGCGCCAGCGCCGACATAGTTCAGGTAGATCGCCGAGCCGATCGCCGCCTGACGATTGTGCTGCTGATCCTTGATAAACTCGTTCCACTCATGGTACATGCGCTGCTGGTTGTTCGGCTCCGTGACGAAGTGCTCGCGCTTGTAGTTCATCGGGATGTTGAGGTCGAGAATGCCCTCTTCCATCCAGCCGCGCCAGTCTTGCAGCACCTCGGCGTAGGTGCGCGTATTCTCCCAGCCGCCCTGGGTCTGCGGGCCGTAGCCATAGGTGATCGTATCGGCGCTGACGCGCACGTTCGGATTGATCTTGTAGGTTTCAAGATAGACCCGCCGCACGATGTTCGTCACCTGATCGCGCCGCCACTGCGCCCACTGCGGATCGGTCGGCGCTGGCCGGTCGGTGCGACCCGTCGCGGCCTGGAAGCGCGCCACGGACACGGGATTATAGCCCCACGACGGAATGTTGATGCCCAGCGTGAAATCCGGGTAGCGCACGCGGTCGAAGTTGATGCCGTCGACATCGTAGTTCTCGACGACGCTGGTGTACATGCTCACGATATAGTCGGCGGCGTCGGGATGGCCCGGATCGAGGTAGTAATCGGTTCCGCCGCGATTCGCGCCGTCGGAGCGCAGCATGATCCAGTTGTCCGCGCCGGTCTTGGACGGGCCGTGCTGGTTGAAGACGTGGCGCGGATCGAGCGGCGCGACGGCGCTGTTCCAGATCGCCGTGGTAATGATCCAGGCATGCACCTCGATGCCCTGTGCGTGCGCCTTGTCGATCAGGCTCTGGAGCGGATCGAAGGGCAGCGGCGCGATCCCTGCCTGGGTGCGCGGCATGATCGCCTTGTTGCAGAAGCAATCGCCGCGCCGCCCAATCTGCGCGACGATCGCGTTCATGTTGGCGGCTTTGGTATCGGCGATCAGCTTATCGATCTCGGCCTCGTTGAAAAGACCAGCGCCGAAGGCATCGACCCAGTAGGCGCGAAACTCGGATGTTGTGGCCTGGGCTGGCCGAGCCGCTAGAGCGCCTAGCAGCATCGCCAACAAACCAACCATGCTCATAAAGCGTTGCATGTGAGATTCCTTTCATCACGACATTGTGTGTGCTGAACGGCTGCGTTCTTCCTACCTTGAAGCGGGCGTTTCAAGGAGCCGACGTGCGATCACCAGCGCGCCACGGGCCGGATCGTCCACCGTGCGGAGCGGGCCGAGCGGCACGCCCGCGTGAGCGACGATTCCCTGCTGCAATCCGGCATTGGCGACGAGCAGACCGCCGCCGCAGGCCACGGGCGGCTCCGACAGATCCAGCCTGCGCACCACCGCCGCCGCCAGCCGTCCCAGCTCAAGCGCGGCGCGGTCCATGATCGCCTGTGCATCGGAATCACCCTGCGCGGCGAGATTCGCGATCTGTCCCCCCAGCGTCGCGATCATCGCCCGCGTGGTTTCAGGCCGATAGACATGACCGATCAGGGCGCTGGCATCCGTCAGTTGCCAGTGGTCGAGGATTGCGGAGAGTACCGCGTGAGCCTGCGCTCGTCCATCGGCGGTTTGCGTCGCCAGACGGAGCGCCTGCACGCCGATGTCGTAGCCGCTGCCTTCGTCGCCGAGGAGATATCCCCAGCCCCCGGCGCGAGCAGTGCGGCCATCGGGAGCACGACCGTAGCAGATCGAGCCGGTGCCGCAGATCAGCGCCACGCCCCAACCCGTGGGCGTCCCTGCCGCCAGCACAAGCTCCGCATCGTTGACGATCGTGAAGCGTGGCGCGAACGCCTGGCGCGTTACCCACGCTGTGTACAGCTCCCGGTCGGCGGGTCGATCGACACCGGCCAGGCCAAAGCAGGCCGCGACGATCGTGTCGTTCGCTCCCGCATGGCTCAGCGCCGCGTCGATCGCCTGACGCAGCGCGCTGGTCGCGGCATCCCAGCCAACCGATTGGTAATTGCTCGATCGAGCTGTGCCGACGCCCAGGATAGCGCCGTCGCAGCCTGCGAGCAGGGCGCGGGTTTTGGAGCCCCCGCCGTCGACGCCCAGGATTAGCTCAGCCATCGGCGTGCATGTCGGCGAGCGCCCGCCGCACATGACCGGCGCTCGCGGCAAGACGACGACGGGCTTCCGCCGCGTCCGTTCCCGCCAGGGCCATCACCACCGCCGTTTTCGCCTCGTAATCCGCGGCCTGGAGCAGCCGCCGGGCTTCATTTAAATTAACGTTTGTTGCCCTCGCTACGATACTGGCAGCGCGCTGACGTAATTTCTCATTCGTCGGCTGCACATCGACCATCAGGTTGCCGAAGGTCTTGCCCAGGCGGATCATCACCGTAGTGCTGAGCGTGTTGAGCACCAGCTTCTGGGCCGTGCCTGCCTTCATCCGCGTCGAGCCGGAGATCACCTCAGGGCCGACGACCGGCGCGATGATCAGGTCCACAGCCTCGGCCAGCGCCGACGGATGCGCGCAGGCCAGACCGGCCACGAACGCGCCGCGCCTTCGCGCCTCGGAGATCGCGCCCAGCACGTAGGGCGTGCGACCGCTGGCGGCGATACCCAGCACCACATCGTCGGCTGCTACGTTCAGCTCGGCGATGTCTCGCGCGCCCAGCGCGGCATCGTCCTCGACCGCCTCGATCGACTCGATCAGCGCGCGCGGCCCTCCGGCGATCCGCGCCACGACCAGCCCCGGATCGACGCCGTAGGTCGGCGGACACTCAGCCGCGTCGATCATGCCCAGCCGTCCCGACGTGCCCGCGCCGATATAGATCAGCCGACCGCCGCGCTCGATGCGCGCCACGACCACATCGGCCAGCCGCGCGATAGCGTCGCCGACCGCCGCTACCGCCGGAGCGACCCTCGCATCCTCCGCCGCAATCGCCGCGACGATCTCGCGCGTTCCAAGCGTGTCGATCTCCGCTGTCGACGGATTGATCGCCTCGGTTATGGTCTGATTCAGGCTCAACCTCTACCCCCTACACAGCGTGTTCATCTGCTTGTGGCTTCGCGCGCAGCATGCCGCGATACACACCGGGCGTCGAATCTTCGATCAGCACCGCGCCGACCGTCCTGGCATAGAACTCGGCTGGTCCGACGCCGCCGATGATCGCGTAGCCGAAGCCCTGCGCCGCCATCGCGTGGAGACAGGCCAGCAGCAGCACTCGCCCGATGTCGCGGCCACGTACCGCCGGATCGACGCCGATCGGGCCGAAGAAATTTTTGCAGGTCGCGTCGTAGCACGAGAACCCAACCAGACGCTCCGCCTCCACCGCCACAAAGCACGATACCGGCTGGTTGGCAAATGTGACCTCGCACTCGCTGGCCCAGGGCAGGCTCCAGTGCTGCCGCACCCAATCGACCACCACGTGCTTCTCCGGTGCCAGCGCCCGGCGAATATCGACGCCTGCCGCGCGCTGCGCCGCGATCAGCGGCTCCACCTCGGGGAGCGTGTAGAGCTTGACCAGCATATCGGGCATGGCTATCTCCTTCTGCGGGCTACGGTTCGATCAGATAGGCGCGGCGCGGTGGCGTGGTCGGCGCGGATAACACGCGCCTGAGCACAGCGCGGTACGAATCGCCGGGCGTGATACTGCCCAGCACCACCGGACGCGCCGCGCCGGTCGCTGCCGGAACGTTGTTCGGCCAGCCATGCAGGGCGGCGTAGCCCAGCAGCGCAAACGCGACCGCCTCTTTGGCGTCGGCGCTCAGCGCCAGATCGTCCACGGGCCGCACCCTGGTGGAGCCGAGCACCGCCTGCAACATCCGCATCAGCGTGGGATTGCGTGCGCCGCCCCCGCCGATCAGCGCCTCGTCGACCTGCGGCAGGTAGCGCTCGTAGGCCAGCGCAATGCTGCGCGCCGTCAGCGCGGTCAGCGTCGCGATCGTGTCGTCGGGCGAGAGGCCACGCTCCCGCGCCTGCGCGACATAGGCCCGCGCCTCGCCCGGCCCCCACTGCTCGCGCCCGGTCGATTTGGGCGGCGGCAGCTCGAAGAACGGATGCGCCAGCCACGCGGCCAGCAGCACCTCGTCGATCCGACCCCGCGCCGCCATCTGTCCATCGCGGTCGAAGGTTGTCGCGGCGCCGCTCAGCAGCCGCACCGCCTCGTCGATCAGCACATTGCCGGGGCCGGTATCGAAGGCCAGCTCCGCGCCGTTGGGCGAAAGATGGGTCACATTGCCGATACCGCCGATATTTTGCACGGCGCGATGCAGACGATCATCGGTAAAGAGCAGGTGATCGAGATACGGCACCAGCGGCGCGCCCTCGCCGCCCGCCGCCATATCGCGCGGCCTGAAGTCCGCCGCCACCGTGCAGCCGGTTCGCTCGGCAATCACCGCGGGCGATCCCAGTTGCAGCGTCGAGCGCACCGCGCCGGGCACCACCTGATGATAGACCGTCTGGCCGTGCGAGGCGATCAGATCGACCTCCGCCAGCGCGACGCCCGCCTGCTGCGCCACGGCATTGGCTGCGTCGGCAAACGCCTGGCCGAGCAGCACATTAACCTCGCAGACCTCGGAGGTCGTGCCGCGCTGCGGCGGCAGCAGCGCCCGCACCCGCTCGCGCAGCGCCTCGTCGAACGGCTGCATCGTGAACGCGCGCACATCCAGGCGCAGCGCATCGTCCACCCGCTCGATCGCGACCAGCGCCGCGTCAATCGCGTCGATCGAGGTGCCTGAGATCAGCCCAATCACCAGCATCGCAGCTCCCAACCGTCAGCCCTTGAGCGCGCCCATGCGCACGCCTTCGAGGAAGTAGCGCTGGAACACCAGGAAAAAGATCACCATCGGCAGCGCCGCGAGCGCCGCGCCCGCGAAGATCAGCCCGTAGTCGGTGCTGAACTCGCCCTGAAGACTGGCAACGCCCACCGGCAGCGTATAGTGGACGCTCTTTTGCAGCACGATCAGCGGCCAGAGAAACGCATTCCACGAGCGCACGAAGGTAAAGATCGCCAGCGCGCCGAGCGCTGGCTTGGAGAGCGGCAGGATCACATTCCAGAAAACGCCGATCTCGGTCGATCCGTCGATCCGCGCCGCCTCTTCCAGCTCCGAGGGGAGCGTCTGGATATACTGCCGCATCAGGAAGATGCCGAAGACATCGGCGGTGCCGGGCAGAATCACCGCCCAGAGGCTATCGATCAGCCCAAGCTGGCGCGTCACGATATACAGCGGCACCAGCGTCACATGCGCCGGGATCATCAGCGTGCTCAGGATGATCCAGAACATGATGTTTCGGCCCGGAAACTGCTTCTTGGCGAAGGCGTAGCCCGCCAGCGTATCGAAGAAAATATGGAACAGCGTGATGCTCAGCGTTACGGTCAGGCTATTGAGCGCCCAGCGCCAGTAGTTGCGCGCCTGGTTGAAGAGCCGATCAAAATTTTCCAGGCTGGCATGGATCGGGATCAGATCCGGCGGCACCTTGATCGTCTCGCGCGTCGGCGTTAGGGCCGTGACGAACAGCCAGTACATCGGCCACAGCGAGATGATCGTCGTGACGATCAGCACGGCCCAGGCCAGAATCGAGAGCCAGCTTCGCCGCGCACGTGGCCTGGTCGGGGCGTAGTCTGTCGCAACTGCCATCGTCTAATACTCCACGTCGCTACGCAGCAGCCGGAACTGCACCACCGCCACCGACGCGATAATCAGGAAGAGAATAAACGCCTGCGCCGCCGCGACACCGTAGCGGAACTGCTGAAAGCCATTCTGATAGATCTGCGTGACGATCGTCTGCGTCGAGTTGCCGACGCCGCTCGGCACCATCACGAAGACTTTTTCAAAGACCTCGAAGCTGGCGATGGTGTAGAGCACCACAAGATAGAGCGTTGTCGATTTGATCAGCGGCAGCGTAATGTTCCACCACTTGCGGATCGGCCCCGCGCCGTCCAGCTCCGCCGCCTCGTAGAAATCTTTGGGAATGCCGCCCATCGCCGCGCTGAACAAGACCACGCCCGTCGCCGGAATCGTCAGGATCGTCGAGAGCGTAATGCTGTTGAGCGCGATATTCGGATCGGACAGCCAGCGCACCGGGCCAAGACCCACCAGGCTCAGCAAGAAGTTCAAAAAACCCCACTGTGTGTTGTACATCCAGCGCCAGACCATCGCGATAATCACCGCGCTGGTGACGGCAGGCAGGTAGTAGGCCGCTCGGAAAAATGTTTGCGCGTACTTGTTCAGCGGCTGGATCAGGCTGGAAAGGATCAGCGCGACGAAAATATTGGCGGTCACGGTCAGCACGGTGTAGTACAGCGTATTGCCGAGCGCCGTCACGAACACGCCGCTCTGCGTGGTGAACGCCTCGACGTAGTTATCGATACCGACCCATCTGCTGTTGCCGCGTAGCCGGAAGTCTTGCAGCGAGATCAAGAATGACCAGACGACCGGGATCAGCACAAAGATCGTGAACGTCAGCATGCTCGGCAGCACAAAGGCATAGCCCCAGCCGTATCGTCGGAAGAATCGCCTGATTCTGGAGCCGGTGCTTAGCGGCGATCTACGGGATTTTTCCAGAGCTACATTTGCCATAGGGGGTTTTTCCTCGATGGATCAGCAGGCCCTCACCCACACCAGGGCGATGGGGTGAGGGCCTTGCCTCCTACTTGCTCAGAATACCGTTGATCTCCGCCGCCGGAGCCTTGAGCGCTTCGTCGGGCTTGATCTGGCCCAGCACGGCGTTCTGAATCTGCGGATGGATGATCGTGCGGATCTGCGGCCACTCCGCAATGATCGGCGTGATGTAGGTGTGCTCGACAAACGGCACGAACTTGCTGATCGGGTCGCTGACCTCGACCGACTTGCGCGCGCCCGGCGCGAGGTAGTAGCCCTGCACATCCTTGCCGACCTGCGCGCTCGTCAGGTAGCGCGCAAAGTCCATCGCCGCCTGAAGCTTGGTCTGGTCGTCGTTCGCCGCGACCGAGATCAGGCCGATGCCGCCCGCCGTCATCGGCTTGCCCGACTTGCCGATCGGCATGTCGATCACGTCGAAGTTGAGGCCGTCCGCCTTGTAGCCCGACGACGCGCCGCTCGGCTCGCTGTACATCGCGTAGACCTTCTTCTCCTTGAAGCCGGTCGAGATGTCCTGGCCGGTCTGCGTGCCGAAGTCGGGCGGCGTCACCTTGTGGACCTGCGCCAGATCGACGAGCTTCTGTAGGCCGCTGATCGACTCGGGGCTGTCGAAGGTGTACTTCGTGTTGTCCTGGCTCAGCGGCGAGCCGCCATCGCCCAGGATGATCGGCCAGGAGTTGACCACGCCGGGATCGATCACCGCCGTGTAGCCGTAGACCTGCTCGCCATTCTCGCGGGTGAAGGTCAGCTTCTTAGCGATCT comes from Herpetosiphonaceae bacterium and encodes:
- a CDS encoding S8 family serine peptidase, which encodes MEEHNGHDTPQESAGDMPHGEMNAPSSGGGMGAQSSGEMPGGQMEGQESSMEPAGAGGMPGGGMEHGESGESGDQLEQVLVEIRMPRTQAASEAYSMAASFSVPGFQVDTSFPPIPSSTSLGAESASALEEEVVVVRGMIDPRRIPELEAQPNVVGVYKDTPIAPFTTTGVIELESSLVQPVQAAMATCPIGTCDCTPGTAKGVIEDVAHYLGVDQIWAAGYHGEGIVVGVVDGGITALGRTPRPGETAKIPRVIGGWPTTSWGTTASAWGDHGNMCATDVLGMAPQAQIYDIRISDGPFISNALAGFQWAINQRAIDGTPHILTCSFGIFQEGWDPVYATNPSHPFTKKVVEAIDKGIMVLFAAGNCGNTCPDGRCGPDTGPGRSIWGANGHPRVITVGAVNTREQFVGYSSQGPAALDSRKPDFCSITHFKGYFGSDSGTSAATPIAAGVVALLKQGKPDLTQDQAKAGLQQKAKDIGAAGWDQHSGAGIIQAKATFDLLVPKAAWSGWESLGGFCLESPAVASWAPNRLDAFVIGSDSAMYHKWWDGASWNGWEHLGGFCLSSPAAVSWDANRIDTFVIGSDSAMWHKWWDGASWNGWEHLGGFCLHGPAAASWAPNRLDTFVIGSDSALYHKWWDGATWSGWEHLGGFCVSSPAAVSWGANRIDTFVIGSDRALWHKWWDGAGWSGWESLGGFCLNGPAVASWSANRLDVFVIGSDRALWHKWWDGAGWSGWESLGGF
- a CDS encoding alpha/beta hydrolase, giving the protein MLHQYAEVNGIQLHYVTEGSGTLMLFLHGFPEFWYAWKHQLAEFGRDHQAVAPDLRGYNLSSKPAEVEQYQIPLLVEDIRGLIEHLGHSRCILVGHDWGGVVAWHVALSYPAYLEKLIIINAPHPTIFSRELRDNPKQRSASRYMARLRSAEAEQRLAADDYAALKNTLLTAGLQNGYMTEADQAAYLEAWSQPGALTGALNYYRAMGSVDHPSDVVQTPTLVIWGEQDSFVLTGSLEGLDAVVPHLTLKRVADASHWIIHEQPELVNHTIRAFIED
- a CDS encoding SIS domain-containing protein, which produces MTSLLEQEIHSQPEVIARLLDRQIGPVARIAERLPEFSYALIAARGSSDHAATYATYAWASLAGYPVALATPSLYTLYHTPPRLSGALVVGISQSGQSPDIVAVLEEGRRQGRPTLAITNDAASPLAAAADHVIELHAGQERSVAATKTYTAQVTVMALLAATLSRTSERLDELRQLPEALATTLAGVDGVAQRAERYRYMEHCIIIGRGYNYATAFELSLKLKELTYVVANAYSSADFRHGPIAMIGEGAPVMLIMPDGAAFDDMLALAHELRARSAELLIVSDRQDVRDLATTFLPLAAPLPEWLSPITAIVPGQLLALHLALAKGFEPDRPRGLQKVTLTR
- a CDS encoding family 10 glycosylhydrolase — its product is MQRFMSMVGLLAMLLGALAARPAQATTSEFRAYWVDAFGAGLFNEAEIDKLIADTKAANMNAIVAQIGRRGDCFCNKAIMPRTQAGIAPLPFDPLQSLIDKAHAQGIEVHAWIITTAIWNSAVAPLDPRHVFNQHGPSKTGADNWIMLRSDGANRGGTDYYLDPGHPDAADYIVSMYTSVVENYDVDGINFDRVRYPDFTLGINIPSWGYNPVSVARFQAATGRTDRPAPTDPQWAQWRRDQVTNIVRRVYLETYKINPNVRVSADTITYGYGPQTQGGWENTRTYAEVLQDWRGWMEEGILDLNIPMNYKREHFVTEPNNQQRMYHEWNEFIKDQQHNRQAAIGSAIYLNYVGAGADHVGGGSVAQVRKALAPSAAGNSAVGWVGYSYRTPDNLTNEGRRSGDIGRAELTKALTQPSAYDPITPPVFADGAVVPEMTWKTQPTKGHLAGTVTTEDGTPFDQIRVELYDAETDAFVAAKVTNGSGWFGFVDLAPGRYKVIVDGERVTGRRVAVVTVEAGQVASAELTPFAKGHEGRRPVKSDEGFDPGEEQVYPNGER
- a CDS encoding BadF/BadG/BcrA/BcrD ATPase family protein, with translation MAELILGVDGGGSKTRALLAGCDGAILGVGTARSSNYQSVGWDAATSALRQAIDAALSHAGANDTIVAACFGLAGVDRPADRELYTAWVTRQAFAPRFTIVNDAELVLAAGTPTGWGVALICGTGSICYGRAPDGRTARAGGWGYLLGDEGSGYDIGVQALRLATQTADGRAQAHAVLSAILDHWQLTDASALIGHVYRPETTRAMIATLGGQIANLAAQGDSDAQAIMDRAALELGRLAAAVVRRLDLSEPPVACGGGLLVANAGLQQGIVAHAGVPLGPLRTVDDPARGALVIARRLLETPASR
- the murQ gene encoding N-acetylmuramic acid 6-phosphate etherase; amino-acid sequence: MSLNQTITEAINPSTAEIDTLGTREIVAAIAAEDARVAPAVAAVGDAIARLADVVVARIERGGRLIYIGAGTSGRLGMIDAAECPPTYGVDPGLVVARIAGGPRALIESIEAVEDDAALGARDIAELNVAADDVVLGIAASGRTPYVLGAISEARRRGAFVAGLACAHPSALAEAVDLIIAPVVGPEVISGSTRMKAGTAQKLVLNTLSTTVMIRLGKTFGNLMVDVQPTNEKLRQRAASIVARATNVNLNEARRLLQAADYEAKTAVVMALAGTDAAEARRRLAASAGHVRRALADMHADG
- a CDS encoding GNAT family N-acetyltransferase, which translates into the protein MPDMLVKLYTLPEVEPLIAAQRAAGVDIRRALAPEKHVVVDWVRQHWSLPWASECEVTFANQPVSCFVAVEAERLVGFSCYDATCKNFFGPIGVDPAVRGRDIGRVLLLACLHAMAAQGFGYAIIGGVGPAEFYARTVGAVLIEDSTPGVYRGMLRAKPQADEHAV